One region of Bacterioplanoides sp. SCSIO 12839 genomic DNA includes:
- a CDS encoding ABC transporter ATP-binding protein, with the protein MIDLTNLQFSYQQIPYHQTQVLNIPRWHVEPGTRLLLCGDSGSGKSTLLHLLAGLNKPDCGQIEIAGQMLTSMSSRQTDQFRAKHIGFISQRLNLIPYLSVLDNVLLAARLSGNKTTRKALVKQASELLQQVNLGTELHQQKAENLSIGQQQRVAIVRAMIHQPALILADEPTSALDKTNRDGFIQLLHNLCQQHNTTLVMVSHDLSLSTGFDQTIALSDINQLNREKTNALEVQ; encoded by the coding sequence ATGATTGATCTGACCAACCTGCAGTTTTCCTACCAGCAAATTCCCTACCACCAAACACAGGTGCTGAACATACCACGCTGGCATGTTGAACCGGGTACACGGCTGTTGCTCTGCGGTGATTCGGGCAGTGGTAAATCAACCCTGCTGCATTTGTTAGCGGGTTTAAATAAGCCGGATTGTGGTCAGATAGAGATTGCTGGGCAAATGCTGACCTCAATGTCATCACGCCAAACAGATCAGTTTCGCGCCAAGCATATAGGTTTTATTTCACAACGGTTAAACCTGATCCCTTATCTTTCGGTGCTGGATAACGTACTTCTGGCAGCAAGGCTCAGTGGTAATAAAACCACTCGCAAAGCGCTGGTCAAACAAGCCAGCGAATTATTGCAGCAAGTCAATCTCGGAACTGAGTTACACCAACAGAAAGCAGAAAACCTCAGCATCGGCCAACAGCAGCGGGTTGCCATCGTTCGTGCCATGATCCATCAACCCGCGTTAATTCTCGCTGATGAACCCACTTCGGCTCTGGATAAAACCAATAGGGATGGTTTTATCCAGTTGCTGCACAACTTATGTCAGCAACACAATACAACGCTGGTAATGGTTAGCCATGACCTGTCGCTGAGCACCGGTTTTGATCAAACAATTGCCCTGTCAGACATCAACCAGCTCAATCGTGAAAAAACAAACGCTCTGGAGGTGCAATAA
- a CDS encoding DUF692 domain-containing protein yields MAGDITSVLPDRVASRLTNGYHSVFLSDNNHFVAIHTMTKDTDHSITHPFLGFGLGLRTQHFEHVLQHQPDIDWFEILSENYMVAGGKPRYYLEAIAERYPLVMHGVSMSIGSTDPLDMDYLKALKKLANDVQPKWISDHICWTSIHGQNSHDLLPLPYTQETVRHVAERVKQVQDFLGRRILLENVSSYLSYNNSEMDEWTFLSQVAEEADCLILLDINNIYVSARNHHFEPLDFLNKIDPKRVQQFHLAGHSDFGDHVIDTHDHDVPDAVWQLYKEALNRFGAVSTMIERDDNIPDFPELYAELQIAKDIAQQQLTPEQLTIHSKATQEVKYG; encoded by the coding sequence TTGGCAGGTGATATAACATCTGTACTACCCGACAGAGTGGCCAGTCGTTTAACTAACGGTTACCACTCTGTCTTTTTATCCGATAACAACCATTTTGTGGCAATCCATACCATGACAAAAGACACCGATCATTCCATCACACATCCGTTTCTGGGCTTTGGCCTGGGGTTGAGAACCCAACATTTTGAGCATGTATTGCAACATCAGCCGGATATAGATTGGTTTGAAATTTTGTCAGAAAACTACATGGTTGCCGGTGGCAAACCCCGCTATTACCTCGAGGCCATCGCAGAACGTTATCCGTTAGTCATGCATGGTGTATCCATGTCGATTGGCAGCACCGATCCATTGGATATGGATTATTTAAAAGCGTTAAAAAAACTGGCCAACGATGTACAACCTAAATGGATTTCTGATCACATTTGCTGGACCTCAATCCACGGTCAGAACAGCCACGATTTATTACCCCTACCCTACACTCAGGAAACCGTCCGCCATGTGGCAGAGCGGGTAAAACAGGTTCAGGACTTTTTAGGCCGCCGCATTTTATTAGAGAATGTCTCCAGCTATTTGTCATACAACAACAGCGAAATGGATGAATGGACGTTTTTATCTCAGGTGGCTGAAGAAGCCGATTGTTTAATTCTGCTCGACATTAACAATATTTATGTCAGTGCGCGTAACCACCATTTTGAGCCGCTGGATTTTTTAAACAAAATTGACCCCAAACGTGTGCAACAATTTCATTTAGCTGGCCACAGTGACTTTGGTGATCATGTGATTGATACCCACGACCATGACGTTCCGGATGCCGTATGGCAACTGTACAAAGAAGCGCTCAATCGTTTTGGTGCAGTCAGTACGATGATTGAACGCGACGACAATATCCCGGATTTTCCCGAGTTGTACGCTGAATTACAAATAGCCAAAGATATAGCTCAGCAGCAGCTAACGCCTGAACAACTTACTATTCATTCCAAAGCAACACAGGAAGTGAAATATGGCTGA
- a CDS encoding DNA-binding domain-containing protein: MADQDCNVPELKKLQQDFMQYLLTPNQQTGEQFHSWVSEQTGLPAASRMQIYANGYVLRLRETIDTDHEILGLYLGDDLFEQMVEGYVRQYPSTFRSLRQFADALPEYLANDEFFCQYPLLSELAAFERRLITAFDAADSEHASFAELQAISPDLWPAIQFRFHASVQLFSCHTNAVESWQALKAEQIPSQPETGELRHWLIWRGSERLTEFISLQPYQHALISGFLAGHNFAQQCELMLTWFDEENAAIQVLQALQAWFDMGIIRAIIVND, encoded by the coding sequence ATGGCTGATCAGGACTGTAACGTACCGGAATTAAAAAAACTGCAGCAGGATTTTATGCAATACCTGCTAACGCCGAACCAACAAACTGGCGAACAGTTTCACAGTTGGGTCAGTGAACAAACGGGCTTGCCCGCTGCCAGCCGTATGCAAATTTACGCCAATGGCTATGTATTGCGTCTGCGCGAAACCATCGATACCGACCATGAAATTCTTGGCTTGTATCTGGGTGATGACTTGTTTGAACAAATGGTTGAAGGTTATGTCCGCCAGTACCCATCGACCTTCCGCTCGTTGCGTCAGTTTGCGGATGCATTGCCGGAATATCTGGCCAACGATGAATTCTTTTGCCAATACCCGTTATTGTCAGAGCTGGCTGCTTTTGAACGCCGCTTGATAACAGCCTTTGATGCCGCCGACAGTGAGCATGCCAGCTTTGCCGAATTACAGGCCATCTCGCCCGATTTATGGCCTGCGATTCAGTTTCGTTTTCATGCCAGCGTCCAGTTATTCAGCTGCCACACTAATGCCGTAGAGAGCTGGCAGGCTTTAAAAGCAGAACAAATACCATCACAGCCAGAAACCGGTGAACTACGACATTGGTTGATCTGGCGAGGCTCTGAACGACTGACCGAGTTTATTTCACTACAACCTTATCAACACGCATTAATCAGCGGTTTTTTAGCTGGCCATAATTTTGCGCAACAGTGCGAACTGATGTTGACCTGGTTTGATGAAGAAAATGCCGCCATTCAGGTATTACAGGCTTTACAGGCCTGGTTTGACATGGGCATTATCCGCGCCATTATTGTCAACGACTGA
- a CDS encoding mechanosensitive ion channel family protein: MDNINETINNMYQQAAGIGVEYGGKLLSAILVLVIGIWIINKLTRLVSNQSQKALPDETLAKFLSNIFEVVLKVLLVISAASMVGIETTSFVAVLGAAGLAVGLALQGSLSNFAGGVMVLIFRPFKVGDYVEAQGVEGVIQDIGIFVTTFETFDKRILIIPNGPLANGNIINHTKSDVRAVEIPIGIAYSDNIPDAKLALEAVLKNDARVLQDQDNVVAVVDLGSSSVDFLVRAFVKTEDYWSLFFDIRPLLKDAVEQAGCSIPFPQRDVHLFQESA, from the coding sequence ATGGATAACATTAATGAGACGATTAATAACATGTATCAGCAAGCTGCTGGTATTGGTGTTGAGTACGGCGGCAAGTTGTTGTCAGCAATTCTGGTGTTGGTTATTGGTATTTGGATTATCAATAAATTAACCCGACTGGTGAGTAATCAGTCGCAAAAAGCCCTGCCGGATGAAACGCTGGCGAAATTTCTGAGCAATATATTTGAAGTTGTTCTGAAAGTATTATTAGTGATTTCGGCTGCGTCGATGGTTGGTATTGAAACAACCAGTTTTGTTGCTGTATTGGGTGCTGCAGGTTTGGCGGTTGGCCTGGCATTACAGGGGAGTTTGTCAAACTTTGCCGGTGGCGTGATGGTATTGATTTTCCGGCCATTTAAAGTCGGAGACTATGTTGAAGCTCAGGGCGTCGAAGGTGTTATTCAGGATATTGGTATTTTTGTTACAACCTTTGAAACGTTTGATAAGCGTATTCTGATTATTCCGAATGGCCCATTGGCCAATGGCAATATTATTAATCATACCAAGAGTGACGTTCGTGCCGTTGAAATCCCGATTGGAATTGCCTATTCCGATAATATCCCGGACGCTAAATTAGCATTGGAAGCTGTTCTGAAAAATGATGCGCGAGTTCTGCAGGATCAGGATAACGTTGTTGCGGTTGTGGATCTGGGCAGCAGTTCGGTTGATTTTCTGGTGCGTGCGTTTGTGAAAACAGAGGATTATTGGTCGTTATTCTTTGATATTCGTCCGTTATTAAAAGACGCTGTTGAGCAGGCGGGTTGTTCTATTCCTTTCCCTCAACGCGATGTTCACTTATTCCAGGAAAGTGCGTAA
- a CDS encoding type II toxin-antitoxin system RelE/ParE family toxin, which translates to MSDEPKKIDVYESRRFARALTKLPDSQLRQVEDQIELIISEPTIGVQKKGDLSYLRVHKFKVDAQEMLLGYSWVENRLELYLLSLGAHENFYQDMKKQRKNDLKFFDS; encoded by the coding sequence ATGTCAGACGAACCAAAAAAGATTGATGTTTATGAATCCAGGCGTTTTGCTAGGGCGTTAACAAAACTGCCTGATTCACAGCTGCGGCAGGTTGAAGATCAAATTGAGTTGATTATTTCAGAACCCACGATTGGCGTGCAGAAAAAAGGCGACTTGTCTTATTTACGGGTTCATAAATTTAAAGTCGATGCCCAGGAAATGCTGCTGGGGTACTCCTGGGTTGAAAACCGATTAGAGCTGTATCTTTTGAGCTTAGGCGCTCATGAAAACTTTTATCAGGATATGAAAAAACAGCGAAAAAATGATTTAAAATTTTTTGATTCCTGA
- a CDS encoding ABC transporter permease has translation MFWRVAYFSLLHRKGSALLTLLAVAISVFSVTAVEHLRHQAKTGFSQTVSGVDLIVGARGGEINLLLYSVFYIGNASRNISYQSFEKIRDSRDVKWAIPLSMGDSHRGFRVVGTHPDLFKHFRYGQKQLLEFEHGHGFSNAHSVVIGASVAEKLNYQVGDKITIAHGLGRQSFQQHDQYPFEIVGVLKTTGTPVDQALYVSLAGLEAVHKPGVTHDQTESLQPDSITATLVSLKSRLKTFHLQRQINQSESEPLMAILPGVSLSQLWESMNMMENTLRVISWLILSAALMGLSATLLASMRERQKELAVLRTLGARSWFIFALIQAETWLVSLTAIATALVCFSLILAGAQDLISSRFGISIDPNFLTPDVIKTLGIIVIASQLVSIYPGYKAYRLSLG, from the coding sequence ATGTTCTGGCGCGTCGCCTATTTCAGTTTATTGCATCGCAAGGGTTCTGCATTGTTAACACTGCTGGCTGTTGCTATCAGTGTGTTTTCAGTAACCGCCGTTGAACATTTACGCCATCAAGCCAAAACCGGATTTTCGCAAACGGTGTCTGGCGTTGACTTAATTGTTGGGGCCCGTGGTGGAGAGATTAACTTATTGCTGTATTCAGTATTTTATATCGGCAATGCCAGCCGTAATATTTCTTACCAGAGCTTTGAAAAGATCCGTGATTCACGTGACGTGAAGTGGGCGATTCCATTATCCATGGGCGATTCGCATCGTGGTTTTCGGGTTGTGGGGACTCACCCGGACTTGTTTAAACATTTTCGTTATGGTCAAAAGCAGCTTTTAGAGTTCGAACACGGGCATGGTTTCAGCAATGCACACAGCGTGGTGATCGGCGCCTCCGTCGCGGAAAAGCTCAACTATCAGGTCGGCGATAAAATCACCATTGCTCATGGGCTGGGACGACAGAGTTTCCAGCAACACGATCAATATCCATTTGAAATTGTGGGTGTATTAAAAACCACCGGAACACCCGTAGACCAGGCGTTATACGTTAGCCTGGCTGGATTGGAGGCGGTACACAAACCCGGCGTCACTCATGATCAGACGGAATCACTCCAACCAGACAGCATCACGGCGACCCTTGTCAGCCTTAAATCCCGTTTAAAAACGTTTCATTTACAGCGCCAGATTAATCAGTCTGAATCCGAGCCATTAATGGCCATTTTACCGGGAGTGTCGTTGAGCCAATTATGGGAAAGCATGAATATGATGGAGAACACCTTGAGGGTAATTTCCTGGCTGATTCTCAGTGCCGCACTGATGGGCTTAAGCGCTACCTTGCTGGCTTCCATGCGAGAACGGCAGAAAGAACTGGCCGTACTACGCACGTTAGGGGCAAGGTCTTGGTTTATTTTTGCGTTGATTCAGGCCGAAACCTGGTTGGTGTCCTTAACCGCAATCGCAACCGCGCTAGTCTGTTTCAGCCTGATACTGGCCGGGGCACAAGATCTGATCAGCAGCCGTTTTGGCATCAGTATTGATCCGAATTTTCTGACTCCTGACGTGATCAAAACGCTGGGCATTATTGTGATTGCCAGCCAGTTAGTGAGTATTTATCCGGGGTATAAAGCGTATCGATTGTCGTTGGGGTAA
- a CDS encoding MGMT family protein, giving the protein MTETLSASERLYTVLANIPSGKVVTYGQLAELAGMPRRARWVGQTLKKLPADSTLPWYRVINAQGKISFPAGSNAADRQANRLREEGVEVSEQYRINLSHFGL; this is encoded by the coding sequence ATGACAGAAACGTTATCCGCCAGCGAACGGTTGTACACCGTTCTCGCCAATATACCCAGCGGTAAGGTCGTTACTTATGGCCAGCTAGCAGAACTGGCCGGGATGCCGCGACGTGCTCGCTGGGTCGGACAAACCTTAAAAAAGCTTCCTGCCGACAGTACCTTACCGTGGTACCGGGTGATCAATGCTCAGGGCAAGATCAGCTTTCCGGCGGGCAGTAATGCCGCCGACCGCCAGGCCAACCGGCTGCGTGAAGAAGGCGTTGAAGTCAGTGAGCAATATCGCATCAATTTGTCGCACTTTGGCTTGTAA
- a CDS encoding SDR family oxidoreductase: MNLQDKVIAITGAGQGLGRSMAVYMAQKGARIAVIDLSQEHMDETKAQIEAAGSSASTFLCNVANEQQVEETFSAIVSQMGGLHGLVNNAGILRDGLMVKAKDGEISKMSLANWQAVIDVNLTGVFLCGREAAVKMIESGEGGCIINISSISRAGNMGQSNYSAAKAGVASMATVWAKELARYNIRANAIAPGFIATEMTAGMKPEALDKMTAGIPAKRMGQPEEIAHTVAYLMENDYVSGRVVEVDGGLRL; this comes from the coding sequence ATGAACTTACAAGACAAAGTAATTGCCATTACCGGTGCCGGCCAGGGTTTAGGCCGTTCGATGGCCGTTTATATGGCACAGAAAGGGGCAAGGATCGCCGTTATCGACCTGAGTCAGGAACACATGGATGAAACCAAAGCACAAATTGAAGCCGCTGGCTCAAGTGCGTCAACCTTCCTTTGCAACGTTGCTAATGAGCAACAAGTGGAAGAGACTTTCAGCGCTATCGTGTCACAAATGGGTGGCTTGCATGGCCTGGTTAACAACGCAGGCATTTTGCGTGATGGCCTGATGGTTAAAGCCAAAGATGGTGAAATCAGCAAGATGAGCCTGGCGAACTGGCAAGCTGTGATCGACGTTAACCTGACGGGTGTTTTCCTGTGTGGCCGTGAAGCAGCCGTGAAAATGATCGAGTCCGGTGAAGGCGGTTGTATTATTAATATCTCCAGCATTTCGCGCGCTGGTAACATGGGCCAGAGCAACTACTCTGCTGCAAAAGCCGGCGTTGCTTCCATGGCAACCGTTTGGGCAAAAGAGCTGGCACGTTACAACATTCGCGCAAACGCCATTGCTCCGGGTTTTATTGCTACTGAAATGACGGCTGGTATGAAACCAGAAGCACTGGATAAAATGACCGCAGGTATTCCGGCTAAGCGTATGGGCCAGCCTGAAGAAATCGCGCACACAGTCGCGTATCTGATGGAAAACGACTATGTATCAGGTCGGGTTGTTGAAGTAGACGGTGGTTTACGTTTGTAA
- a CDS encoding aldehyde dehydrogenase family protein: protein MLAKNYPYYLANKAVFANEDLEVTDKYSGEVATHVALADAKVIDEAIAAADASQEALRKMAPYERQAILNHCVKRFEERFEEMAQALCIEAGKPIKDARGEVGRLIDTFRVAAEEAVRMNGEVMNLEVAPRARGYSGMYKRVPIGPCSFISPFNFPLNLAAHKIAPALAVGCPFVLKPASRTPIGALIIGEILAETDLPEGAFSILPCSRDGADLFTTDDRLKLLSFTGSPDVGWDLKARAGKKPVVLELGGNAACIVDEDTSPDNGDLDDAIERIIFGAYYQSGQSCIGVQRIMVHESLYDRFKADFVKKVAELKMGDPKDEDTFIGPMISLSEANRLKGWIDEAQELGGQLLAGGEQDGAMLQATVLENVPPHAQLNTEEAFGPAAILSPFSDFDEALAQVNDSKFGLQAGIFTKDIYKIQKAWDELEVGGVVIGDVPSWRVDNMPYGGVKDSGVGREGIKFAMEDMTELRLLVIRDKNR, encoded by the coding sequence ATGTTAGCCAAAAATTACCCTTATTATCTGGCGAATAAAGCGGTATTTGCCAACGAAGATTTGGAAGTCACCGATAAATATTCTGGTGAGGTGGCCACTCATGTGGCGCTGGCGGATGCCAAAGTCATTGACGAAGCGATAGCCGCAGCAGATGCCAGCCAGGAAGCGCTACGTAAAATGGCGCCGTACGAACGCCAGGCAATTTTGAATCACTGCGTCAAACGTTTCGAAGAACGTTTTGAAGAAATGGCCCAGGCTTTATGCATTGAAGCAGGCAAACCGATTAAAGACGCGCGTGGTGAAGTGGGGCGTTTGATTGACACCTTCCGTGTTGCAGCAGAAGAAGCCGTGCGTATGAACGGTGAAGTCATGAACCTTGAAGTGGCGCCGCGTGCCCGCGGTTACTCCGGCATGTATAAGCGTGTGCCGATTGGCCCTTGCTCTTTTATTTCGCCGTTTAACTTCCCGTTGAACTTAGCTGCCCACAAAATTGCACCGGCATTAGCGGTGGGTTGCCCGTTTGTTTTAAAACCTGCCAGCCGTACCCCGATTGGTGCGTTGATTATTGGTGAAATTCTGGCAGAAACTGATCTGCCGGAAGGTGCATTTTCGATTCTGCCATGCTCGCGTGACGGGGCTGATTTATTCACCACGGATGATCGTTTAAAACTGCTGAGCTTTACTGGTTCTCCGGATGTTGGCTGGGACTTAAAAGCCCGTGCTGGTAAAAAGCCGGTAGTGTTGGAGCTGGGTGGTAACGCGGCGTGTATCGTTGATGAAGATACCTCTCCAGATAACGGTGACTTAGATGATGCTATTGAACGCATTATTTTTGGTGCGTATTACCAGTCAGGCCAGAGCTGTATTGGTGTGCAGCGTATTATGGTGCATGAGTCTTTATACGATCGCTTTAAAGCCGACTTCGTGAAAAAAGTGGCCGAGTTAAAAATGGGCGATCCAAAAGATGAAGATACTTTTATTGGCCCAATGATTTCGTTGTCGGAAGCCAATCGCTTAAAGGGCTGGATTGACGAAGCTCAAGAGTTGGGTGGTCAGCTGTTGGCGGGTGGTGAGCAGGATGGTGCGATGTTGCAAGCCACCGTACTGGAAAATGTGCCACCACATGCTCAGTTAAATACTGAAGAAGCCTTTGGCCCGGCGGCTATTCTGAGTCCATTCTCCGACTTTGATGAGGCACTGGCGCAGGTTAACGACAGTAAGTTTGGCCTGCAGGCCGGTATTTTCACCAAAGACATCTACAAAATTCAGAAAGCCTGGGATGAACTGGAAGTGGGTGGCGTGGTGATTGGCGATGTACCAAGCTGGCGTGTTGATAATATGCCATACGGTGGTGTAAAAGACTCGGGCGTTGGCCGGGAGGGCATTAAGTTCGCGATGGAAGATATGACCGAGCTGCGTCTGTTAGTGATTCGCGATAAAAATCGTTAA
- a CDS encoding acetolactate synthase large subunit, translating to MKASDLFVKALEQEGVEYIFGIPGEENLDLLESLRTSSIKLILTRHEQAAGFMAATYGRLTGKVGVCMSTLGPGATNFVTAAAYAQLGAMPMLMITGQKPIKASKQGRFQVLDVVDMMRPITKYTAQIVSGERIASQVREAFRIASAERPGAVHLELPEDIADEETSPNLITESYVRRPTAEPKAIKHAVDMIELAKSPLLLIGAGANRKMSSNMLTELVDDFGIPFVTTQMGKGVVDETKELFLGNTTLSDGDFVHRAIEHADLIINVGHDVVEKPPFFMRNNDKKVIHINYNAAEVDPVYFPQVEVVGDIANSIWAIKEQLQTQKHWDFSYFDKVKKAEEKELPHGCDDDRFPIYPQRLVSDVRKAMPDDGIIALDNGVYKIWFARNYKARKPNTVLLDNALATMGAGLPSAMASKLVYPDRPVVAICGDGGFMMNSQELETAVRLNQHLIILILRDDAYGMIKWKQANMNFDNFGLDYGNPDYVKYVEAYGGKGHRIEAADQLLPLLKKCMQEHAVHLIDIPIDYSENDEILNNQLRLLSAKV from the coding sequence ATGAAAGCATCCGATTTATTTGTTAAAGCACTCGAGCAAGAAGGTGTGGAATACATTTTTGGTATTCCCGGTGAAGAGAATCTGGATTTACTGGAGTCGTTACGGACCTCATCGATCAAACTGATTCTGACTCGTCACGAACAGGCGGCTGGTTTTATGGCAGCAACTTACGGTCGCTTAACCGGTAAAGTCGGAGTTTGCATGTCAACACTGGGCCCAGGAGCGACCAACTTTGTAACGGCTGCCGCGTATGCTCAGTTAGGTGCGATGCCAATGTTAATGATCACCGGACAAAAGCCGATTAAAGCCAGTAAACAAGGCCGTTTCCAGGTGTTGGATGTGGTCGATATGATGCGGCCAATTACCAAATACACGGCACAGATTGTCAGTGGTGAACGTATCGCTTCCCAGGTACGTGAAGCGTTTCGCATTGCCAGTGCAGAGCGCCCGGGAGCGGTGCATCTTGAATTGCCGGAAGATATCGCGGATGAAGAAACGTCGCCGAATTTAATCACCGAAAGTTATGTGCGCCGGCCAACTGCGGAACCAAAAGCCATTAAGCACGCAGTAGACATGATTGAGCTAGCTAAGTCGCCCTTGTTGTTAATTGGTGCGGGCGCGAATCGCAAAATGTCGAGTAACATGCTGACTGAGCTGGTGGATGATTTTGGTATTCCGTTTGTCACGACTCAGATGGGTAAAGGTGTGGTGGATGAAACCAAGGAATTATTCCTCGGTAACACAACTTTATCCGACGGTGATTTTGTTCACCGTGCGATTGAACATGCCGATTTGATCATCAATGTGGGTCATGATGTGGTTGAGAAACCACCGTTTTTTATGCGCAATAACGATAAAAAAGTGATTCATATTAATTATAACGCGGCTGAAGTTGATCCGGTGTATTTCCCACAGGTTGAAGTGGTTGGTGATATTGCGAATAGCATCTGGGCCATTAAAGAGCAACTGCAAACACAGAAGCACTGGGATTTCAGCTACTTCGATAAAGTGAAAAAAGCCGAAGAAAAAGAGTTGCCACACGGTTGTGATGATGACCGTTTTCCGATTTACCCTCAGCGTTTGGTTTCAGACGTACGCAAAGCCATGCCCGACGATGGCATTATTGCGTTAGATAACGGCGTTTATAAAATCTGGTTTGCGCGTAATTACAAAGCCAGAAAGCCCAATACGGTATTGCTGGATAACGCTTTAGCCACCATGGGTGCAGGTTTGCCGTCAGCAATGGCCTCCAAGCTGGTGTATCCGGATCGCCCGGTTGTCGCTATTTGTGGCGATGGTGGTTTTATGATGAATAGTCAGGAGCTGGAAACGGCTGTGCGTTTAAACCAGCATTTGATTATTCTGATTTTACGCGATGATGCCTATGGCATGATCAAATGGAAGCAGGCCAATATGAATTTTGATAATTTTGGTCTGGATTATGGCAACCCGGATTACGTTAAATACGTTGAGGCTTATGGCGGTAAAGGGCATCGCATTGAAGCGGCGGACCAGTTATTACCATTGCTGAAGAAATGTATGCAGGAACACGCCGTGCATCTGATTGATATTCCAATCGACTACAGTGAAAACGATGAAATTCTGAATAACCAATTACGCCTGCTCAGTGCAAAGGTTTAA
- a CDS encoding ParD-like family protein translates to MATSVRLDDTFVTQAKVYAEAENRSVPKQIEYWAKIGQIMIDNPDLSYEFVRESLLAVQEANQGLVTPYVRRTKKD, encoded by the coding sequence ATGGCTACTAGCGTCCGTTTGGATGATACCTTTGTCACCCAGGCCAAGGTGTATGCCGAAGCAGAGAATCGTTCTGTGCCGAAGCAAATTGAATACTGGGCTAAAATCGGGCAAATCATGATTGATAACCCGGACTTATCTTACGAGTTTGTCAGAGAATCGCTGTTGGCTGTTCAGGAAGCGAATCAAGGATTGGTTACGCCTTATGTCAGACGAACCAAAAAAGATTGA
- the yghU gene encoding glutathione-dependent disulfide-bond oxidoreductase codes for MTTYTPPKVWKWDQENGGKFAKINRPISGATFEKELPVGDNPFNLYSVATPNGVKVTILFEELLELGVKDAEYDAWLINIFDGDQFGSGFTDINPNSKIPALVDRSGDKPVRIFESGAILLYLAEKFSAFVPSDPAQKAECLSWLFWQMGSAPYLGGGFGHFYAYAPEKFEYPIDRFTMEVKRQLDVLDKHLANNTYLCGDDYTIADMAVYPWYGVLVQGLLYDAAEFLDVSSYQHVNRWSDLIKQRPAVIRGRKVNRVWGTPEEQVPERHSAEDFK; via the coding sequence ATGACGACATATACACCTCCAAAAGTTTGGAAATGGGATCAGGAGAACGGCGGTAAATTCGCTAAAATTAACCGCCCGATATCCGGTGCAACCTTTGAAAAAGAGCTTCCCGTGGGTGACAACCCGTTTAATCTTTATTCGGTTGCTACCCCCAACGGCGTTAAGGTCACCATTCTGTTTGAAGAACTGCTGGAGTTAGGAGTCAAAGACGCTGAGTACGATGCCTGGTTGATCAATATTTTTGATGGCGATCAGTTTGGTAGTGGTTTTACCGACATTAACCCAAATTCAAAAATTCCGGCTCTGGTCGATCGTTCAGGCGACAAGCCGGTACGCATTTTTGAATCCGGTGCCATCCTGCTATATCTGGCAGAAAAGTTTTCAGCCTTTGTACCGTCTGACCCAGCACAAAAAGCTGAATGCCTGTCCTGGTTATTCTGGCAGATGGGCAGTGCACCTTATCTGGGTGGAGGCTTTGGCCATTTTTACGCCTATGCACCAGAGAAATTTGAATACCCCATTGATCGTTTCACCATGGAAGTCAAACGCCAGTTGGATGTACTGGATAAACACCTGGCAAACAATACCTATCTTTGTGGTGATGACTACACCATTGCCGATATGGCCGTTTATCCCTGGTATGGCGTACTGGTTCAGGGGTTGTTGTATGACGCGGCAGAATTCCTGGATGTCAGCAGCTATCAACATGTCAATCGCTGGAGTGACCTGATCAAACAACGCCCAGCGGTAATACGAGGCCGGAAAGTGAATCGAGTATGGGGCACACCAGAAGAACAAGTACCAGAACGTCACTCTGCGGAAGACTTTAAGTAA